In a genomic window of Sporosarcina trichiuri:
- a CDS encoding FadR/GntR family transcriptional regulator has translation MVRKTHRKSLVEQVAEQMEQLIEQQHWTVGMKLPPEMELMAEFGVSRNTLREAIRALVHAGLLETKQGSGTLVRSSSTLGSALARRAKKSTMLETLEVREALEKQAAQLAAARRTETDLTNLEACIQSCRHASAHGDVEQFITSDLQFHKNIVLASGNPLLVDLYEHMTGILYAFIQDVLAMEPALQKSQKVHLELLEAIRKQDPESAACYAARDMKMLKEMILDAREESYEETNRNIGR, from the coding sequence ATGGTACGCAAAACACATCGCAAATCGCTGGTGGAGCAGGTGGCTGAACAGATGGAGCAGCTCATTGAACAGCAGCACTGGACCGTCGGCATGAAACTTCCGCCTGAAATGGAACTGATGGCGGAATTCGGTGTCAGCCGCAATACGCTGCGGGAGGCCATCCGGGCGTTAGTGCACGCCGGGTTATTGGAAACGAAACAAGGCAGCGGCACTCTTGTCCGTTCATCCAGTACGCTCGGCAGCGCATTGGCGCGCCGAGCTAAAAAATCCACGATGCTTGAAACACTGGAAGTCCGAGAAGCGTTGGAAAAGCAGGCGGCCCAGCTGGCCGCTGCACGAAGAACAGAGACGGATTTAACAAACCTGGAAGCGTGTATCCAGAGCTGCAGGCACGCCTCTGCACACGGAGATGTGGAGCAGTTCATCACTTCCGACCTGCAGTTCCACAAAAACATCGTGCTCGCTTCCGGCAACCCACTGCTCGTAGATCTGTATGAGCATATGACCGGCATTCTGTATGCTTTCATCCAGGACGTCCTGGCGATGGAGCCTGCCCTGCAGAAGAGTCAGAAGGTCCATCTTGAATTGCTGGAAGCCATCCGGAAACAGGACCCGGAATCGGCAGCCTGCTATGCAGCGCGTGATATGAAGATGCTGAAAGAAATGATTTTGGATGCACGGGAGGAATCGTATGAAGAAACAAACCGCAACATTGGCAGATAA
- a CDS encoding MMPL family transporter produces MKTILKFRWPIFIVLVGLAVGLLFVAPDLAKQAEEAGSFQLSKDADSQKAADILEKAGASEDTLSLVYDYDKAITDKDKDSIRDTVKEIADLGKPVTDVMEPFESKEVEEQLVSEDRKTVLVPITVDGTDEEIIDLSDKIRSEILPKDTTVYLTGEAIINNDVNDSAQEGLKKTEVITVVLIFALLLIVFRSIVTPIVPLIAVGITYLLSQSLVAFFVDWFGFPVSNYTQIFLVAILFGLGTDYCILLLSRYKEELIEGHEITEAIVNTYKTAGRTLIISSLAVFIGFAAIGFADFPIFKSAVAVAVGIAVLILVLFTVVPLFMMLLKDKLFWPSKQATAHNDSKLWIGFSKLSVARPLLSMAIVAIITVPLLLTYDNDLSFNTVDEIDQSKESVKGLNLISEGFGKGDSLPVQVILKDDSSIVDEKDVPYLETISRNLEKVDGVKSVRTITRPTGEQIEDLDVDHQLGLIADGLNDANDGIKQVQDGLGQVEGGLNDAASQLPSGSEASSGGAGLRQAAQGIGQINAQLGQIAGGLSQGMPAAQAAGGLNALSGELGKISSSLNGAASQIEGSGSQIGQLSGGLGQLAKGVTDSKNGLTDISKGLTEVTDMLKDMSDTPSIRDTGIYIPSGTLKEEEFQPVVDRYTFGDETGILMEVILENDPYSREAIQTVHDIKDSVKTSVIGTPFEKTDVAFAGISSMNSDLDDISSKDFTRTVTIMLVGLFIVLTILFRSAIMPLYMIGSLLLTYYTSISVTELIFVNGLGYDGVSWAVPFFGFIMLIALGVDYSIFLLDRFREESMKGSKIGDALRISMAKMGTVIITAAVILAGTFGAMMPSGVLSLVQIATIVITGLLLYGLIILPLLIPAITVSFGRGVWWPFRG; encoded by the coding sequence ATGAAGACCATCTTGAAATTCCGCTGGCCGATTTTCATCGTCCTCGTCGGACTCGCCGTCGGCCTGCTGTTCGTCGCACCGGACCTCGCCAAACAGGCGGAAGAGGCCGGTTCGTTCCAGCTATCGAAGGATGCCGATTCCCAGAAAGCGGCGGATATCCTGGAGAAGGCGGGCGCGTCGGAAGACACCCTTTCGCTCGTCTATGACTACGACAAAGCGATCACGGATAAAGACAAAGACTCGATCCGTGATACCGTCAAAGAAATTGCAGATCTCGGAAAACCCGTCACAGATGTGATGGAGCCGTTCGAAAGCAAGGAAGTTGAAGAACAGCTCGTGTCCGAAGACCGCAAAACGGTCCTCGTCCCGATCACAGTTGACGGAACCGATGAAGAGATCATCGACCTGAGCGATAAAATCCGGTCGGAGATCCTTCCAAAGGACACGACAGTCTACCTGACCGGGGAAGCGATCATCAATAACGACGTCAACGACAGCGCGCAGGAAGGACTGAAGAAGACCGAAGTCATCACAGTCGTCCTCATCTTCGCGCTGCTGCTGATCGTGTTCCGCTCGATCGTGACACCGATCGTTCCGCTCATCGCTGTCGGGATCACCTACCTGCTCAGCCAATCACTCGTTGCGTTCTTCGTCGACTGGTTCGGCTTCCCGGTTTCGAACTATACGCAGATCTTCCTGGTCGCGATCCTGTTCGGGCTCGGAACCGACTATTGTATCCTGCTCCTGAGCCGGTACAAGGAAGAGCTGATCGAAGGACATGAAATCACGGAAGCGATCGTCAATACGTACAAAACTGCCGGCCGGACGCTGATCATCAGTTCACTTGCCGTGTTCATCGGGTTTGCAGCTATCGGCTTCGCCGACTTCCCGATCTTCAAATCCGCCGTTGCGGTCGCCGTCGGGATCGCCGTCTTGATCCTTGTGCTGTTCACGGTCGTCCCGCTGTTCATGATGCTGCTGAAAGACAAATTGTTCTGGCCGTCGAAACAAGCGACAGCCCACAATGACAGCAAACTGTGGATCGGCTTCAGCAAGCTGTCCGTTGCACGGCCTTTGCTGTCGATGGCAATCGTTGCAATCATCACTGTGCCATTGCTGCTGACGTACGACAACGATCTTTCCTTTAACACAGTGGACGAAATCGACCAGTCGAAAGAGTCCGTCAAAGGGCTGAACCTCATTTCAGAAGGATTCGGGAAAGGGGACTCCCTTCCTGTCCAGGTCATCCTGAAAGATGACAGTTCCATTGTCGATGAGAAAGACGTTCCCTATCTCGAGACAATCAGCCGCAACTTGGAAAAAGTCGACGGCGTCAAATCCGTCCGGACGATCACCCGCCCGACAGGCGAACAGATCGAGGACCTCGATGTCGATCATCAGCTCGGTCTGATTGCAGACGGCCTGAACGATGCCAATGACGGCATCAAGCAAGTGCAGGACGGCCTTGGGCAAGTCGAAGGCGGACTGAACGATGCGGCCAGTCAGCTGCCATCCGGCTCGGAGGCCTCTTCAGGCGGCGCAGGTCTGCGCCAGGCCGCCCAAGGTATCGGGCAGATCAACGCCCAGCTCGGCCAGATTGCCGGCGGCTTGTCGCAAGGTATGCCGGCTGCACAGGCTGCGGGCGGACTGAATGCTCTCAGCGGGGAGCTCGGCAAGATTTCCAGCAGTCTGAACGGGGCTGCCAGTCAGATCGAAGGCTCCGGCTCCCAGATCGGACAGCTCAGCGGCGGTCTCGGCCAGCTCGCGAAAGGGGTCACCGATTCGAAGAACGGGCTGACTGACATCAGCAAAGGGCTCACCGAAGTGACCGATATGCTGAAGGACATGAGTGACACGCCGAGCATCCGGGATACCGGCATCTACATCCCGTCCGGCACGCTCAAAGAAGAAGAATTCCAGCCCGTCGTCGACCGCTATACGTTCGGAGACGAGACCGGCATCCTGATGGAAGTCATCCTGGAAAACGATCCGTATTCACGCGAAGCGATCCAGACGGTCCATGACATCAAAGACAGCGTGAAAACATCTGTCATTGGCACACCGTTCGAAAAGACGGACGTAGCGTTCGCCGGGATTTCCAGCATGAACTCGGATCTCGATGACATTTCATCAAAAGACTTCACACGTACGGTAACGATCATGCTCGTCGGTCTGTTCATCGTCCTGACGATCCTGTTCCGCTCCGCAATCATGCCGCTCTATATGATCGGCTCCCTGCTGCTGACGTATTACACGTCGATCTCCGTGACGGAGCTCATCTTCGTCAATGGTCTCGGCTATGACGGCGTCAGCTGGGCCGTACCGTTCTTCGGCTTCATCATGCTGATCGCGCTCGGCGTCGATTACTCGATCTTCCTGCTCGACCGCTTCCGCGAAGAGAGCATGAAAGGCAGCAAGATCGGCGACGCCCTGCGCATCTCGATGGCGAAGATGGGCACAGTCATCATCACCGCCGCCGTCATCCTCGCCGGCACGTTCGGTGCGATGATGCCGTCCGGCGTCCTGAGCCTCGTGCAGATCGCGACCATCGTCATCACCGGCCTCCTGCTGTACGGCCTCATCATCCTGCCGCTCCTGATCCCGGCGATCACCGTATCGTTCGGCCGCGGCGTCTGGTGGCCGTTCCGCGGGTGA
- a CDS encoding NAD(P)H-dependent flavin oxidoreductase, translated as MNPLDRFHLKHPIIQAPMAGVTTAEFVAACTESGMLGSIGAGYLDAASTRNIIRAVRQLTDKPFSVNLFVPDEPVFDQQDVRRAYEALQPIGEQLGLPFWKAPLSEPEFDGQLQVVLEEKPAVCSFTFGLPSMETMQALRQAGILTIGTATTLEEAAAVQSSGMDMAVLQGSESGGHRGSFAPGGPLVPLDDLLQQAAGSLEIPLIAAGGIMSASRMRELLHAGACAVQIGTVLLAAEESGAAPAYKQAVQEAADDRTVITSVFSGRPARGIRNTFIDRMDGAPLAPYPFQNDLTKRLRKEAAARGDAEYMSLWAGTGVSAAGSGTAAELLSRFLDS; from the coding sequence ATGAATCCGCTTGACAGATTCCACCTGAAGCATCCGATCATCCAGGCGCCGATGGCAGGCGTGACGACAGCAGAGTTCGTTGCAGCGTGCACGGAATCGGGTATGCTCGGTTCGATTGGTGCCGGCTACCTGGATGCGGCATCGACACGGAACATCATCCGGGCGGTCCGCCAGCTGACGGACAAGCCGTTCTCGGTCAATCTGTTCGTTCCGGATGAGCCGGTGTTCGATCAGCAGGACGTGCGCCGGGCGTATGAGGCGCTGCAGCCGATCGGCGAACAGCTCGGCCTGCCGTTCTGGAAGGCGCCGCTGTCGGAACCGGAGTTTGACGGACAGCTTCAGGTGGTTTTGGAGGAGAAGCCTGCCGTCTGTTCGTTCACGTTCGGTCTGCCGTCAATGGAAACCATGCAGGCGCTGCGACAGGCCGGAATCCTGACGATCGGCACGGCGACGACACTCGAAGAGGCGGCCGCTGTCCAGTCATCCGGCATGGATATGGCCGTGCTGCAAGGATCGGAATCGGGCGGTCACCGGGGATCCTTTGCGCCCGGCGGTCCGCTTGTGCCGCTCGATGATTTGCTGCAGCAGGCTGCCGGGAGTCTGGAGATCCCGCTGATTGCAGCAGGCGGCATCATGTCCGCGAGCCGGATGCGGGAATTGCTCCATGCGGGTGCATGCGCTGTCCAGATCGGTACGGTTCTGCTCGCGGCTGAAGAAAGCGGGGCAGCGCCTGCTTACAAACAGGCGGTCCAGGAAGCGGCGGATGACCGGACGGTGATCACGTCTGTCTTCTCCGGACGCCCGGCGCGCGGCATCCGCAATACGTTCATCGACCGGATGGACGGAGCTCCGCTTGCGCCGTATCCGTTCCAGAACGATCTGACGAAACGGCTGCGGAAGGAAGCGGCCGCACGCGGGGATGCGGAGTATATGTCCTTGTGGGCAGGAACAGGGGTTTCCGCGGCGGGCAGCGGAACGGCTGCCGAACTCCTGTCCCGGTTCCTGGATAGCTGA
- a CDS encoding MarR family winged helix-turn-helix transcriptional regulator has translation MMMKDTLLEAIELFEEVMIYGTEHFLKSVQAPVWKEYSPEQIQTLKLLAAYGPLSNGKLAELQGVHKSAITARIKKLEDKGLVCTERSMTDQRSKTAGLTAEGQEILETSNRALNETITRMFEKEISEDELRAFVQTFRKVKDILKMEETDQ, from the coding sequence ATGATGATGAAAGATACATTGCTGGAGGCAATCGAGCTGTTCGAAGAAGTGATGATCTACGGAACTGAGCATTTCCTGAAGTCCGTGCAGGCACCTGTCTGGAAGGAGTATTCCCCGGAACAGATCCAGACGCTGAAACTGCTGGCCGCCTACGGACCGCTGTCGAACGGCAAGCTGGCAGAATTGCAGGGCGTCCATAAGAGCGCCATCACTGCGCGCATCAAGAAGCTCGAGGACAAAGGGCTCGTCTGTACGGAACGGTCGATGACGGATCAGCGGTCGAAAACCGCCGGCCTGACCGCAGAAGGGCAGGAGATCCTCGAGACATCGAACCGCGCACTGAACGAAACGATCACCCGGATGTTCGAGAAGGAAATCTCTGAGGATGAGCTGCGCGCCTTCGTTCAGACATTCCGGAAAGTGAAGGACATCTTGAAAATGGAGGAAACTGACCAATGA
- a CDS encoding CynX/NimT family MFS transporter codes for MKKQTATLADNRTAKTGWLLLIGVILVGSTLRVPITSVGALIPFIRDDLGISNAAAGLITTLPLLAFAFLSPFAPKIANRIGMEWTIALSTCLLIAGILVRSVTGIGFLFTGTVLIGLAIAVGNVLIPGIIKMNYPLKIGIMTGIYAIFMNIFGALGSGISAPLAKSGDLGWQGALGIWGGLAAIALLMWLPQLRKPRDASPKVKVDTKQKASLWSSPLAWSVTLFMGCQSLAFYTLITWMPDILRSIGYTADAAGWMVFLMQAALIPTTFIVPVVAEKLTNQVGASVATAVLFIVGFSGLLLGIPTFIPLWAILLGIAGGSAFSLSMMFFTIRTDDAQEAAELSGMAQSFGYLLAAGGPVFVGILHDLSHGWSLPILFLIAISTVILFAGIVSGKKGTLSERSGQQDKTSAITKR; via the coding sequence ATGAAGAAACAAACCGCAACATTGGCAGATAATCGTACAGCAAAAACAGGGTGGCTCCTGCTGATTGGGGTTATATTGGTAGGGTCGACGCTACGGGTGCCCATCACGTCAGTCGGCGCACTGATTCCGTTCATCCGCGATGACCTCGGTATCAGTAATGCGGCGGCCGGGCTGATCACGACATTGCCACTGCTGGCCTTCGCGTTCCTCTCCCCTTTCGCCCCGAAAATCGCCAACCGGATCGGAATGGAATGGACAATCGCACTGTCGACCTGCCTGCTGATTGCCGGGATCCTCGTCCGCTCCGTGACAGGGATCGGTTTCCTGTTCACCGGGACGGTGCTGATCGGCTTGGCGATCGCCGTCGGCAATGTGCTGATCCCCGGCATCATCAAGATGAATTACCCTCTGAAGATCGGTATCATGACTGGCATTTACGCCATCTTCATGAATATCTTCGGCGCGCTCGGGTCAGGAATCAGCGCCCCGCTCGCTAAATCAGGTGATCTGGGCTGGCAGGGAGCGCTCGGGATCTGGGGAGGGCTGGCAGCCATCGCACTGCTCATGTGGCTGCCGCAGCTGCGCAAGCCGCGGGATGCCTCCCCTAAAGTGAAGGTGGACACGAAACAGAAAGCCAGTCTATGGAGTTCTCCACTCGCCTGGAGTGTGACCCTATTCATGGGCTGCCAATCTCTTGCCTTTTACACATTGATTACCTGGATGCCGGACATTCTGCGGTCGATCGGCTACACGGCGGACGCAGCAGGCTGGATGGTCTTCCTTATGCAGGCCGCATTGATTCCGACCACGTTCATCGTACCGGTCGTTGCGGAGAAATTGACAAACCAGGTCGGAGCATCAGTCGCAACGGCTGTCCTGTTCATCGTCGGGTTCAGCGGACTGCTGCTTGGCATCCCGACATTCATCCCTCTCTGGGCAATCCTGCTCGGAATTGCGGGCGGCAGTGCATTCAGCCTTTCCATGATGTTCTTCACAATCCGGACGGATGACGCACAAGAAGCGGCAGAGCTGTCCGGAATGGCCCAATCGTTCGGGTACTTGTTAGCTGCAGGCGGCCCTGTCTTTGTCGGGATCCTGCACGATCTGAGCCACGGCTGGTCCTTGCCGATCCTTTTCCTGATCGCCATTTCCACCGTAATTTTATTTGCGGGTATTGTATCCGGTAAGAAAGGGACCCTATCCGAACGATCCGGCCAGCAGGATAAAACAAGTGCGATCACCAAAAGGTAA
- a CDS encoding sigma-70 family RNA polymerase sigma factor has product MGYEKKVIKAIGGDREALLYLIQQQKEKIYRTGYSYVGNKPDALDIFQQTALLAIESIHQLREPRYFSTWLMKICINVSLDVLQKQKKIVLMDDLKMQSYSMTNTKSDEKIDLLNAIYHLDEKYKTVLILKYYEDLTFEQIANALDEPLGTVKSNGKRGLSKLKTMLKGVYTDERAKSF; this is encoded by the coding sequence ATGGGGTATGAAAAGAAAGTCATAAAAGCAATCGGGGGAGATCGCGAGGCCCTATTGTATTTAATTCAACAGCAAAAAGAGAAGATTTATCGAACTGGCTATAGCTATGTCGGAAATAAACCTGATGCATTAGACATATTCCAGCAAACAGCACTCTTAGCCATAGAGTCAATCCATCAGCTTAGAGAACCAAGGTACTTCTCAACCTGGCTAATGAAAATTTGTATTAATGTATCGCTTGATGTGCTACAAAAACAAAAGAAAATTGTTCTAATGGATGATCTGAAAATGCAATCCTACAGCATGACCAACACAAAATCCGATGAAAAAATAGATTTGCTAAATGCAATCTACCACTTAGACGAGAAATATAAAACTGTATTGATTCTGAAGTATTATGAAGACTTAACGTTTGAACAAATAGCAAATGCACTTGATGAGCCACTCGGTACTGTAAAGTCAAATGGCAAAAGAGGTTTATCAAAACTTAAAACTATGTTAAAAGGAGTGTATACAGATGAACGAGCAAAATCGTTTTAA
- a CDS encoding DUF4179 domain-containing protein, with translation MNEQNRFKEALNEIPVPSEELELILDKAFGKKKRRKVTFKRALKYTSAVAILSLCTISSAYVSPAFAKFVTQIPVVGYAFDHFILQEDYYRAYEEVSTDLGLVSKSKGIDITIEKAFYDGNVVTLSFTVKSDQDLGKLPLSEEPTINNKRSAGGYEGEYVDGIGFVGMMKLKSPEKQKDIVNISWEPKVVLPDETELEGDWNFAFSLNALDGTFIPIKKSVSAEGVTVELIDAVKTDVNLSINYLQDVDPSVHDDWMAVEAELSAIDNLGKEYKVPYNGGVGTAGADSGEDITWNATVNGLNPKATSITFYPFAHASNSQSDSKRIDFEPITVELK, from the coding sequence ATGAACGAGCAAAATCGTTTTAAAGAAGCACTTAATGAAATACCTGTGCCTTCGGAAGAGCTGGAACTAATTTTAGATAAAGCTTTTGGAAAGAAAAAACGGAGAAAAGTTACATTTAAGAGAGCGCTTAAATACACATCTGCCGTGGCGATTCTCTCTCTATGTACGATTTCTTCTGCATATGTCTCTCCGGCATTTGCAAAATTTGTTACTCAAATACCAGTGGTGGGTTATGCTTTTGATCACTTTATTTTACAGGAAGATTATTATCGAGCATATGAAGAGGTTAGTACTGATCTCGGGTTAGTTTCAAAAAGTAAGGGGATTGATATTACAATCGAGAAAGCTTTTTACGACGGGAATGTGGTCACACTATCCTTTACAGTTAAGTCAGATCAGGATTTAGGGAAATTACCTCTGTCTGAGGAGCCGACTATAAATAATAAAAGAAGTGCAGGAGGGTATGAAGGCGAATATGTAGATGGAATTGGATTTGTTGGTATGATGAAATTGAAAAGTCCGGAAAAACAAAAGGACATAGTGAACATTTCGTGGGAGCCTAAAGTAGTTCTTCCTGATGAAACAGAACTTGAAGGCGATTGGAACTTCGCCTTCTCTTTAAATGCACTGGATGGAACATTTATTCCTATCAAAAAAAGTGTTAGCGCAGAAGGCGTGACGGTAGAATTAATAGATGCAGTAAAAACAGATGTCAACTTATCAATCAATTATCTACAAGATGTGGATCCTTCTGTTCATGATGATTGGATGGCTGTTGAAGCAGAGTTAAGTGCAATCGATAATTTAGGAAAAGAATACAAAGTACCATATAACGGCGGAGTAGGAACGGCAGGTGCGGATTCTGGTGAAGATATAACATGGAATGCAACGGTAAATGGGCTTAATCCGAAAGCAACATCCATTACATTCTATCCATTTGCGCATGCGAGCAATAGTCAAAGCGATTCTAAACGGATTGACTTTGAACCTATTACAGTCGAGTTGAAATAG
- a CDS encoding sensor histidine kinase, translated as MEELNTPLLEFLLRNYCGADTIDNGSTAIVEYPDCRLWGHDSHFRNTLQLLGMETDASVGTCLEFPPEIAGLLERGASVHETGLAAPGPEGTITYWDVTLKRFLEQEGPEYLVVTFFDATAREEERDRLIGETRDMRSLLNSGRSESDEESREFTALQESVDEISLYYASFDYKTKAIIFLNRFSFQAFSEEWPEIRTEADVIGKNFFNYYRAEDLETLLQDIDEAVANGESYLHKLEFTKDGVTYHTKTIFQPVMNGQGEVEKIIALGIDISDEEMANRSMEKLLKDQEDLFINTSHELKTPLTVIMSGAQLLDLYVEKDCLNEVREEIRDVNKRTVGNCYRLNRLINNILDISKIESGLSELQTADYNIVDMIDRIVDSVTEYTKSEGIRIVFDPEVEELILPVDIVKFDRMLLNLISNAIKFSVPGEEIFIRLERKNAQTVCISVRDEGIGIDPDNLESIFNKFVQVNRNLNRTAEGTGLGLPIAKSLAELHGGTIRAESTLGRGSTFTIELPIGTGGTRSGQPPMSNRDMDRDQLIKYEFSDIYL; from the coding sequence ATGGAAGAACTGAACACCCCGCTGCTTGAATTCCTGCTGAGGAATTACTGCGGAGCCGACACGATCGATAACGGCTCCACAGCGATCGTCGAGTACCCGGATTGTCGTCTGTGGGGACATGACAGCCATTTCCGGAACACGCTGCAACTGCTTGGAATGGAGACCGATGCGTCGGTCGGCACCTGCCTGGAGTTTCCTCCGGAGATTGCAGGCCTGCTGGAACGCGGTGCCTCGGTCCATGAAACCGGCCTTGCCGCGCCCGGCCCTGAAGGAACCATCACCTACTGGGATGTGACGCTGAAACGCTTCCTGGAGCAAGAGGGACCGGAGTATCTGGTTGTCACCTTCTTCGATGCGACCGCCAGAGAAGAAGAACGGGACAGGCTCATCGGGGAGACCCGTGACATGCGCAGCCTGCTGAACAGCGGCCGGTCGGAGTCGGATGAAGAAAGCAGGGAATTCACCGCGCTGCAGGAAAGTGTCGATGAAATTTCCCTGTATTACGCGTCATTCGATTACAAAACGAAAGCGATCATCTTCTTGAACCGGTTCTCGTTCCAGGCCTTTTCGGAAGAATGGCCGGAGATCCGGACGGAAGCGGATGTCATCGGCAAGAACTTTTTCAACTATTACCGGGCGGAGGACCTGGAGACGCTGCTTCAGGATATCGACGAAGCGGTCGCAAACGGGGAGTCCTACCTCCACAAGCTGGAGTTCACGAAGGACGGGGTCACCTACCATACGAAAACGATTTTCCAGCCGGTCATGAACGGACAGGGAGAGGTGGAGAAGATCATCGCGCTCGGCATCGATATCTCCGACGAAGAGATGGCGAACCGATCCATGGAAAAACTGCTGAAAGATCAGGAGGACCTGTTCATCAACACGTCCCATGAGCTAAAGACACCGCTGACCGTCATCATGAGCGGAGCGCAATTGCTGGATCTGTACGTGGAGAAGGACTGCCTGAACGAGGTACGGGAGGAGATCCGGGACGTCAACAAACGGACGGTCGGCAACTGCTACCGCCTGAACCGGCTCATCAACAACATCCTCGATATCTCCAAGATCGAATCGGGACTGTCGGAATTGCAGACGGCCGACTACAACATCGTCGACATGATCGACCGGATTGTGGACTCCGTCACGGAATACACCAAATCCGAAGGGATCCGCATCGTCTTCGACCCGGAAGTGGAGGAACTGATCTTGCCGGTCGACATCGTCAAATTCGACCGCATGCTGCTCAACCTCATCTCGAATGCCATCAAGTTCTCCGTACCGGGTGAGGAGATCTTCATCCGTCTCGAACGGAAAAATGCACAGACCGTCTGCATTTCGGTCCGGGATGAAGGGATCGGAATCGATCCGGACAATCTGGAATCGATTTTCAATAAATTTGTGCAGGTCAACCGGAACCTGAACCGCACCGCCGAAGGCACCGGGCTGGGCCTACCGATTGCAAAGTCACTGGCCGAGCTGCATGGCGGCACGATCCGGGCGGAAAGCACCCTTGGCAGAGGCAGCACGTTCACGATCGAACTTCCGATCGGAACGGGAGGCACCCGCAGCGGCCAGCCGCCAATGAGCAACCGTGACATGGATCGAGATCAGCTCATCAAGTACGAGTTCTCGGATATTTATCTATAA
- a CDS encoding YwbE family protein, with protein sequence MDGKNRSDIRPGLRVNVILKKDQRSGVKTEGVVKDLLTNSAHHPHGIKVRLEDGQVGRVCDILE encoded by the coding sequence ATGGATGGAAAGAATCGAAGCGATATCCGCCCCGGTCTCCGGGTGAACGTGATTTTGAAGAAAGACCAGCGGAGCGGGGTGAAGACGGAAGGGGTTGTCAAGGATCTGCTGACGAATTCCGCGCACCACCCGCATGGCATCAAAGTGCGGCTCGAAGACGGCCAGGTCGGCAGGGTCTGCGACATATTGGAATGA
- a CDS encoding tyrosine-type recombinase/integrase, translated as MKLSEVWENYCTDKKIEGFSSATLKMYGYQHNLLQRYLGDLQAEEVTADELKSYLAEAAEYLKPSSLGHRVRFVRSLFRWAHEEGIIRKNPAAKLKEPKAGKRVPKFLTKQDIEYLREACRTAKEKAIFEFFYSTGCRIGEVAALDRLDIDFGTNSVIVRGKGDREREVYFSIRCAIWLKRSLQERSDSEPCLFTTTRKPIRRMSIDSLRYVIRQISERSVLTKTIHPHQLRHSYATHMIDNGAPLEVIQSLLGHEKSETTKIYAQLSGKLRYDLYNRYFP; from the coding sequence ATGAAGCTGTCCGAGGTGTGGGAAAACTACTGCACCGACAAGAAGATCGAGGGGTTCTCTTCAGCGACGCTGAAAATGTACGGCTACCAGCACAATCTGCTGCAGCGGTACTTGGGGGACCTGCAGGCGGAGGAGGTGACAGCGGACGAATTGAAATCTTATTTGGCCGAAGCGGCAGAGTACCTGAAGCCATCCAGTCTCGGCCACCGGGTCCGGTTCGTCCGCTCACTTTTCAGATGGGCGCACGAAGAAGGCATCATCCGGAAAAACCCGGCGGCCAAGCTGAAGGAGCCGAAAGCCGGGAAACGGGTGCCAAAGTTCCTGACCAAGCAGGACATCGAATACTTACGGGAAGCGTGCCGGACAGCAAAAGAAAAGGCGATCTTCGAATTCTTCTACTCGACCGGCTGCCGGATCGGCGAAGTGGCGGCGCTGGATCGGCTGGATATTGACTTCGGCACGAACTCGGTCATCGTCCGCGGGAAAGGGGACAGGGAACGGGAAGTCTATTTCAGCATCCGCTGCGCAATCTGGCTGAAACGCAGCCTGCAGGAACGATCAGACAGCGAACCGTGCCTGTTCACGACAACCCGGAAACCGATCAGACGGATGAGCATCGACTCCCTGCGGTATGTCATCCGGCAGATTTCCGAGCGGTCCGTATTGACGAAAACCATCCATCCACATCAGCTGCGTCATAGTTATGCGACGCACATGATCGACAACGGCGCACCGCTCGAAGTGATCCAAAGCCTCCTGGGTCATGAAAAGAGTGAAACCACCAAGATCTATGCACAACTGAGCGGAAAACTGCGCTATGATCTGTACAACCGATATTTTCCATGA